Below is a window of Streptomyces qaidamensis DNA.
TGACCCACACGGCCCGCACGCCCAGCGCCCGGGAGTCCAGGCGCGGGCTGTCGCCCGGCAGGTCGTGCACCAGGGTGGCCGGGCCCGCGTCGATCCGCTCAGGGTCGAGCAGGACCAGGTCGGCGTGCCAGCCCTCCCGCACCTGCCCCCGCTCGCGCAGCCCGAAGAGCCGGGCCGGGTCGTCGGTCAGCATCTTCACGGCCTGCTCCAGACCGACCAGCTTCCGGCCCCGCAGGCAGTCCCCGAGGAACCGGGTGGTGTACGGCGCCCCGCACATCCGGTCCAGATGGGCGCCCGCGTCGGACCCGCCGAGCAGCACGTCCTCGTGCTGCCAGGTCTGAGCCCGCAGTGCCCAGGACGCCGGGTCGTTGTCGGTCGGCATCGGCCACAGCACCGTGCGCAGATCGTCGTTGGCGCAGATCTCCACCAGGCACGCGAAGGGCTCCTGCCCGCGCTCCTCGGCGATGTCGTTCACCACGCGCCCGGTGAGCCCGGCGTTCGCCTCGCTGTAGGTGTCGCCGATGACGTACCGCCCGAAGTTCGACAGCCGCCGGAAGACGCCCGCCTCCTTGGACCGGGCCCGCCGCAGCAGCTCGGCCCGCACGTCCGGGTCACGCAGCTTCTCGATCCGCTCGGGCACGGGCAGCCCGAGGACGGGCCCCCAGCCGGGGATGAGGTTCAGCGCGCAGAACGTCCCCAGCGACATGTTCATGGGGGTGAGGATCGGCATGGTGAGCGCCACGACCCTGCCGCCGGCCTTCCGCGCCTGCTCGCTCGCGAGCAGCTGCCTGGGCACGCGCTCGGGGACGGCCGCGTCGATGGTCAGCACGTTCCAGTTCAGCGGCCGCCCCGCCACCGCGCTCATCTCCACGAACAGGTCGATCTCCGCGTCGCTGAACTGGTCCAGACAGCCCGCGACGATCGCCTCGATCTGCGTGCCCTCGCACTCCCCGACCGCCCGCGACAGCGCCAGCAGCTCGGCCGGCTGGGCGTGCCGTGAGGCGACGGGCTGCCCGTCGCCGTCGGAGTGGCTGCTCGACTGGGTCGTGGACAGCCCCCAGGCCCCGGCGTCCATGGCCTCCCGCAGCAGC
It encodes the following:
- a CDS encoding N-acyl-D-amino-acid deacylase family protein, with translation MLDHVIKGASVVDGTGAPAYPADVGIRGGRIAVIGSVTEEARTAEDAHGLVLTPGFVDPHTHYDAQLFWDPYATPSLNHGVTTVAGGNCGFTLAPLHPDRPEDADYTRRMMSRVEGMALVALEEGAPWNWHTFGEYLDALEGRIAVNAGFMVGHCALRRYVMGPQAVGGQPSQEQLAAMVRLLREAMDAGAWGLSTTQSSSHSDGDGQPVASRHAQPAELLALSRAVGECEGTQIEAIVAGCLDQFSDAEIDLFVEMSAVAGRPLNWNVLTIDAAVPERVPRQLLASEQARKAGGRVVALTMPILTPMNMSLGTFCALNLIPGWGPVLGLPVPERIEKLRDPDVRAELLRRARSKEAGVFRRLSNFGRYVIGDTYSEANAGLTGRVVNDIAEERGQEPFACLVEICANDDLRTVLWPMPTDNDPASWALRAQTWQHEDVLLGGSDAGAHLDRMCGAPYTTRFLGDCLRGRKLVGLEQAVKMLTDDPARLFGLRERGQVREGWHADLVLLDPERIDAGPATLVHDLPGDSPRLDSRALGVRAVWVNGVEAIRDDVVTGAVPGRVLRSGRDTETVSTR